The proteins below are encoded in one region of Enhydrobacter sp.:
- a CDS encoding TRAP transporter permease: MADVAKAKVVFDDPHQAGPAEAETLRVRTLAGAWRWALVALTGVTIFLCINQQFGLRFFVGFTPLNTEYFYLLILCMLPFTFVIFPGNPKASVERIPWYDVALFAGTAAVSFYLMLNIRKAAELGWEFGEPPEPIIWSGYFMWMVLMEALRRTGGWSLLLSVLPFTVYPLFAGAEWLGPLKGNQSTLQQATAYHMLSTESLLGIPIQAFADVVIGFLVFGTALMMTGAGKFFINLAFALCGTFRGGAAKVCIFASGLLGMMSGSIVSNVLTAGTMTIPTMKRTGFRASYAGAIEACASTGAVLAPPVMGATAFVMAQFMGTTYAEVAIAAIIPALLYYAGLFMQVDAYAARHGLRGLERRELPSLRQTFREGWYFAFVVVVLIVMLLYFKRESHAPFYATALLLVLNQWEQPGRWRPVNTINLVVAVIATAVMTARSDDLAKVFALPAATPADALFDAWMNALLMPMLGGMLLLVVLNEAFGEKRWGLARYARFLEANGRTFVELVGILAGCGLLIGAFSLTGVIASLANDLLALAGGNALLLLAMCAITSLILGLGLTTTACYIFLAILVGPALEKLGMNKMAVHMFIFYWGMLSSITPPVAIASFAAAGIAGAPAMKTGWESMWVGCIIYFIPFFFVANPALVLQAAPGGPVPYLEAVYLVVTALIGTMFICGGIQGYQAGIGNLQTVGILEWPVRVLLIVGGLVLATPGGGFMPLGNAAMELLALAILVPTLAVALLLVRRVRAA, translated from the coding sequence ATGGCGGATGTCGCAAAGGCGAAGGTCGTGTTCGACGACCCTCATCAGGCCGGTCCGGCGGAAGCCGAGACCCTGCGGGTCCGCACCCTCGCCGGCGCCTGGCGCTGGGCGCTGGTCGCCCTGACCGGGGTCACGATCTTCCTCTGCATCAATCAGCAGTTCGGGCTGCGCTTCTTCGTCGGCTTCACGCCGCTCAACACGGAATATTTCTACCTGCTCATCCTCTGCATGCTGCCCTTCACCTTCGTGATCTTCCCGGGGAACCCGAAGGCGTCGGTCGAGCGCATCCCGTGGTACGACGTTGCCCTGTTCGCCGGCACCGCGGCGGTCTCGTTCTATCTCATGCTCAACATCCGCAAGGCGGCCGAGCTCGGATGGGAGTTCGGCGAGCCGCCGGAGCCGATCATCTGGTCCGGCTACTTCATGTGGATGGTGCTGATGGAGGCGCTGCGCCGGACCGGCGGCTGGAGCCTGCTGCTGAGCGTCCTGCCTTTCACCGTGTATCCGCTGTTCGCCGGCGCCGAGTGGCTGGGGCCGCTCAAGGGCAACCAATCGACGCTGCAGCAAGCCACCGCCTATCACATGCTCTCGACCGAGAGCCTGCTCGGCATTCCCATCCAGGCCTTCGCCGACGTGGTGATCGGCTTCCTGGTCTTCGGCACCGCGCTGATGATGACCGGCGCCGGCAAATTCTTCATCAACCTCGCCTTCGCCCTCTGCGGCACCTTCCGCGGCGGCGCCGCGAAGGTCTGCATCTTCGCCTCCGGGCTGCTCGGCATGATGTCGGGCAGCATCGTCAGCAACGTGCTGACCGCCGGCACCATGACCATCCCGACCATGAAGCGGACGGGCTTTCGCGCCTCCTATGCCGGAGCGATCGAGGCCTGCGCCTCGACCGGCGCGGTGCTGGCGCCGCCGGTGATGGGCGCCACGGCCTTCGTGATGGCGCAGTTCATGGGCACGACCTATGCCGAGGTGGCCATCGCGGCAATCATCCCGGCTCTGCTCTACTACGCCGGCCTGTTCATGCAGGTCGATGCCTATGCCGCCCGGCACGGCTTGCGCGGCCTCGAAAGGCGCGAGCTGCCGAGCCTCCGGCAGACTTTCCGGGAGGGCTGGTACTTCGCCTTCGTCGTGGTCGTGCTGATCGTGATGCTGCTCTATTTCAAGCGCGAGAGCCATGCGCCCTTCTACGCGACCGCCTTGCTGCTGGTGCTGAACCAATGGGAGCAGCCGGGCCGCTGGCGGCCGGTCAACACGATCAACCTCGTTGTCGCCGTGATCGCGACCGCGGTCATGACCGCGCGCAGCGACGATCTCGCCAAGGTGTTCGCCTTGCCGGCGGCCACACCGGCCGACGCACTCTTCGATGCCTGGATGAACGCGCTCCTGATGCCGATGCTGGGCGGCATGCTGCTTCTGGTGGTGCTGAACGAGGCGTTCGGCGAGAAGCGCTGGGGATTGGCGCGCTACGCCCGCTTCCTGGAGGCCAACGGGCGGACCTTCGTCGAGCTGGTCGGCATCCTGGCGGGCTGCGGCCTCCTGATCGGCGCCTTCTCGCTGACCGGTGTCATCGCCTCGCTGGCCAACGATCTCCTCGCCCTGGCCGGCGGCAACGCCCTCCTGCTGCTCGCGATGTGCGCCATCACCAGCCTGATCCTGGGCCTCGGCCTCACGACGACGGCCTGCTACATCTTCCTCGCCATCCTGGTCGGGCCGGCGCTCGAAAAGCTCGGCATGAACAAGATGGCCGTCCACATGTTCATCTTCTACTGGGGCATGCTGTCCTCGATCACGCCGCCGGTCGCCATCGCCTCGTTCGCCGCCGCCGGCATCGCCGGAGCGCCGGCGATGAAGACCGGCTGGGAATCGATGTGGGTCGGCTGCATCATCTATTTCATCCCGTTCTTCTTCGTCGCCAATCCGGCCCTCGTGTTGCAGGCGGCGCCGGGCGGTCCGGTGCCCTACCTCGAGGCCGTCTACCTCGTCGTGACGGCGCTGATCGGCACGATGTTCATCTGCGGCGGCATCCAGGGCTACCAGGCGGGCATCGGCAACCTGCAGACCGTCGGCATCCTCGAGTGGCCGGTCCGGGTGCTGCTGATCGTGGGCGGGCTGGTTCTCGCCACGCCCGGCGGCGGCTTCATGCCGCTTGGCAATGCGGCGATGGAGCTTCTGGCCCTGGCCATTCTTGTCCCCACCCTCGCTGTCGCGCTATTGCTCGTCCGCCGCGTTCGCGCGGCCTGA
- a CDS encoding TAXI family TRAP transporter solute-binding subunit, protein MIRILALALVALSATIASAEAEDAKLPATLTFTAYDTGSSGFNIAVAVGKAFKQRHGSDLRVLPAGNDVARLAPVKAGRAQVAANGTGTYFAQEGVFEFGLRDWGPQRLRQLLHSNDCNGAALGVAKDTGVTELKGLRGKRVGMVVGSPALNQNALGMLAFGGLSAADVKLVEFASYGAMWKGVLNNEADAAFASTLSAQPREVDSSPRGLVWMRTPHGDKAGWARLRKVSPFISPHMVTCGSAGLSPQAPAEMAGFPYPIFMAYDRLPTDLAYAITRSMIADYDLYKDGAPGAAGLEVKRQKLDWVVPFHDGAIKALKEAGVWTAEVQKHNDALVARQDRLTKAWAEHLESNPPDDREAFRKAWLARRKQTLQQAGLDVVFE, encoded by the coding sequence ATGATCCGAATCCTCGCCCTGGCGCTGGTGGCATTGTCGGCAACGATTGCAAGCGCCGAGGCGGAGGATGCCAAGCTGCCTGCGACCCTGACGTTCACCGCCTACGACACCGGCTCCTCCGGCTTCAACATCGCGGTCGCTGTGGGCAAGGCCTTCAAGCAGCGCCACGGCTCGGACCTGCGCGTTCTGCCCGCGGGCAACGATGTGGCCCGGCTGGCGCCGGTCAAGGCCGGCAGGGCGCAGGTCGCGGCCAACGGGACGGGCACCTACTTCGCCCAGGAAGGCGTGTTCGAGTTCGGGCTGCGCGACTGGGGCCCGCAAAGGCTGCGCCAGCTCCTGCACTCCAACGACTGCAACGGTGCGGCGCTCGGCGTGGCCAAGGATACCGGCGTGACCGAGCTCAAGGGGCTGCGTGGCAAGCGCGTCGGAATGGTGGTCGGCTCGCCGGCGCTGAACCAGAACGCGCTTGGCATGCTGGCCTTCGGCGGACTTTCGGCGGCCGACGTCAAGCTGGTCGAGTTCGCGAGTTACGGCGCCATGTGGAAGGGCGTGCTGAACAACGAGGCCGACGCCGCCTTCGCCTCGACCCTCTCCGCCCAGCCCAGGGAGGTCGACAGCTCGCCGCGCGGCCTCGTCTGGATGCGCACCCCGCACGGCGACAAGGCGGGATGGGCGCGCCTGCGCAAGGTGAGCCCGTTCATCTCGCCGCACATGGTCACCTGCGGCTCCGCCGGGCTGTCGCCGCAGGCGCCGGCCGAGATGGCGGGCTTCCCCTATCCGATCTTCATGGCCTACGACAGGCTGCCAACGGACCTCGCCTACGCCATCACCCGGTCCATGATCGCCGACTACGACCTCTATAAGGACGGCGCTCCCGGCGCGGCCGGCCTCGAGGTCAAGCGGCAGAAGCTCGACTGGGTGGTGCCGTTCCACGATGGCGCGATCAAGGCGCTGAAGGAGGCCGGTGTCTGGACGGCCGAGGTGCAGAAGCACAACGATGCGCTGGTGGCGCGGCAGGATCGTCTGACAAAGGCATGGGCCGAGCATCTCGAGTCCAATCCGCCGGACGACCGGGAGGCTTTCCGCAAGGCCTGGCTCGCCCGGCGCAAGCAGACGCTGCAGCAGGCGGGGCTCGACGTCGTCTTCGAGTGA
- a CDS encoding TAXI family TRAP transporter solute-binding subunit: MKLRQALTGAALCAFTNFAIPAFADMPKEMSWTAYDTGSSGFNIAVAIGQQFKQAHSSDVRILPSGNDTGRLSPVKANRAVISQMGIGTYFAQEGMFEFGSKSWGPQPARLIMAATACNGLSLAVAKDTGVKEVKDIKGKRVGIVVGSPALTQGVLALISFGGLTEKDVTLVQFSSNNAMWKGIINNEADVALSSTISGQAKEADSSPRGITWPAMPTEDKEGWARIHKRAPYFVAQKATCGAGGLSPDHPVTMASYAYPIFMTYADRPADTIHAITKTMIDTYDGYKAGAPGADGMALDLQNFTWVVPYHEGAIQAFKEKGVWSDAAQKHNDGLIARQKVMMDAWKAYRGSAPSDDKAFAGGWLKARAEALKKAGMDVVFE; this comes from the coding sequence ATGAAGCTACGGCAGGCCCTGACGGGCGCCGCTCTGTGCGCATTCACCAACTTTGCGATCCCGGCCTTCGCCGACATGCCGAAGGAGATGTCGTGGACGGCCTATGACACGGGCTCCTCGGGCTTCAATATCGCCGTCGCGATCGGGCAACAGTTCAAGCAGGCGCATTCGTCCGACGTACGCATCCTGCCGTCGGGCAACGATACCGGCCGGCTTTCCCCGGTCAAAGCCAATCGCGCCGTCATCTCGCAGATGGGCATCGGCACCTATTTCGCCCAGGAAGGCATGTTCGAGTTCGGCTCGAAGAGCTGGGGCCCACAGCCGGCGCGGCTCATCATGGCCGCCACCGCATGCAACGGGCTCTCGCTCGCCGTCGCCAAGGATACCGGCGTCAAGGAAGTGAAGGACATCAAGGGCAAGCGGGTCGGCATCGTGGTCGGCTCACCGGCGCTCACCCAGGGCGTGCTGGCGCTGATCTCCTTCGGCGGCCTGACCGAGAAGGACGTCACGCTGGTCCAGTTCTCGTCGAACAACGCCATGTGGAAGGGCATCATCAACAACGAGGCCGACGTGGCGCTTTCCTCGACCATCTCGGGTCAGGCCAAGGAGGCCGACAGCTCGCCGCGCGGCATCACCTGGCCGGCCATGCCGACCGAGGACAAGGAAGGCTGGGCGCGCATCCACAAGCGGGCGCCCTACTTCGTGGCTCAGAAGGCAACCTGCGGCGCCGGCGGATTGTCGCCGGATCATCCGGTGACGATGGCGTCGTACGCCTATCCGATCTTCATGACCTATGCCGACAGGCCGGCCGACACGATCCACGCCATCACCAAGACCATGATCGACACCTACGACGGCTACAAGGCGGGAGCGCCGGGCGCCGACGGGATGGCGCTCGATCTCCAGAACTTCACCTGGGTGGTGCCGTACCACGAGGGGGCGATCCAGGCCTTCAAGGAGAAGGGCGTCTGGTCCGATGCCGCGCAGAAGCACAATGACGGACTGATCGCCCGCCAGAAGGTCATGATGGATGCCTGGAAGGCCTATCGCGGCTCGGCTCCGTCGGACGACAAGGCGTTCGCCGGGGGCTGGCTCAAGGCCCGGGCCGAGGCGCTGAAAAAAGCCGGCATGGACGTGGTCTTCGAATAG
- a CDS encoding cupin domain-containing protein, translating to MNAETGSAGTVPDSTYVAVAGLPWMPTRFPGIESKVLMENKATGMSTVLMRWAPGARLPLHEHVALEQSYVLQGSLIDHEGVCTAGNYVWRRPGSRHDAWTDEGCLVLAFFLKPNEFFDCTTTVPLAT from the coding sequence ATGAACGCCGAGACGGGGTCGGCCGGCACCGTGCCGGACTCGACCTACGTCGCGGTGGCGGGCCTGCCGTGGATGCCGACGCGCTTTCCCGGCATCGAGTCCAAGGTGCTGATGGAGAACAAGGCGACCGGCATGTCGACCGTGCTGATGCGCTGGGCGCCAGGTGCTCGGCTGCCGCTCCACGAACATGTGGCCCTGGAGCAGAGCTACGTCCTGCAAGGATCGCTGATCGATCATGAGGGCGTCTGCACCGCGGGCAACTATGTGTGGCGCCGCCCCGGCAGCCGGCACGATGCCTGGACCGACGAGGGCTGTCTCGTGCTGGCGTTCTTCCTCAAGCCCAACGAGTTCTTCGATTGCACAACGACTGTACCCTTGGCAACATGA
- a CDS encoding hydroxymethylglutaryl-CoA lyase encodes MADLPKRVTIDEEGPREGFQSEKKMIPVADKVRLIEALAETGLTHIACVSYVNPKRVPTMADAEEVAAAIHRKPGIHYSALYLNQQGLERALRGPLDVEGSVRITASETFSRKNIGKSVADSLVEQRLSLKTFKDRGMPVKWGVVLGAFGCNYEGELSTELILQRCQQILDEAELAGFKLTGVKLTDAMGWATPQSVERLIGAIRNRWPELEISLHLHDTRGTGLPSAYAGLRLGVTKFDASVAGLGGCPFAATKGAAGNICTEDFAYMCEEMGIETGLDVERLIEVAKLAEQIVGRPLPGHVMRGGTLKAAKQKAAQKAAA; translated from the coding sequence ATGGCCGACCTGCCCAAGCGCGTGACCATCGACGAAGAAGGCCCTCGCGAGGGCTTCCAATCGGAGAAGAAGATGATCCCGGTCGCCGACAAGGTGCGCCTGATCGAGGCGTTGGCGGAAACCGGTCTCACCCACATCGCCTGCGTGTCCTACGTCAATCCCAAGCGCGTGCCGACCATGGCGGACGCCGAGGAGGTGGCGGCGGCGATCCATCGCAAGCCTGGCATCCACTACAGCGCGCTCTATCTCAACCAGCAGGGCCTGGAGCGCGCGCTGCGCGGCCCGCTCGATGTTGAGGGCAGCGTGCGCATCACCGCGTCGGAGACCTTCTCGCGCAAGAACATCGGCAAGTCCGTCGCCGATTCGCTGGTCGAGCAGCGGCTGTCGCTCAAGACATTCAAGGATCGCGGCATGCCGGTGAAATGGGGTGTCGTGCTGGGCGCGTTCGGCTGCAACTACGAGGGCGAGCTGTCGACCGAGCTGATCCTGCAGCGTTGCCAGCAGATCCTCGACGAAGCGGAGCTGGCCGGCTTCAAGCTGACGGGCGTGAAGCTCACGGACGCCATGGGATGGGCGACGCCGCAGTCGGTCGAGCGCCTGATCGGCGCCATCCGCAACAGGTGGCCCGAGCTCGAGATCTCGCTGCATTTGCATGATACGCGCGGCACCGGCCTGCCCTCAGCCTATGCCGGGCTGAGGCTGGGCGTCACGAAGTTCGACGCCTCGGTCGCCGGCCTGGGCGGCTGCCCGTTCGCCGCCACCAAGGGCGCCGCCGGCAATATCTGCACCGAGGACTTCGCCTACATGTGCGAGGAAATGGGGATCGAGACCGGCCTCGACGTCGAGCGGCTGATCGAGGTGGCCAAACTCGCCGAGCAGATCGTGGGACGCCCCTTGCCCGGCCATGTGATGCGCGGCGGCACGCTCAAGGCGGCCAAGCAGAAGGCTGCACAGAAGGCGGCGGCATGA
- a CDS encoding tripartite tricarboxylate transporter permease, whose protein sequence is MAMFDHLALGLQVAVSLQNLLYAFIGCMVGTLIGVLPGIGPTATIAMLLPITFHLPPVSALIMLAGIYYGAAYGGSTTSILVNLPGESSSVVTCIDGYQMARNGRAGAALSVSALGSFFAGTVGTVIVVLFAEPLTQMAQKFGPSDYCSLMALGLVAAVILASGSVMKAIAMVFLGLLVGLVGTDVNTGAQRFTFDIPELSDGIDFAPVAMGLFGIAEIVVNLERKLTRSGTIKVASLWPTREEIRRAIPAALRGTGLGSILGVLPGGGPTLAAFSSYTLEKKISKTPEIFGKGAVEGVAAPESANNAAAQTSFIPMLTLGIPSNAVMALMVGAMIIQGIQPGPEVMTKKPDLFWGMIVSMWIGNLMLVIINLPMIGMWVKLLTVPYRFLAPAILLFCSIGAYSLANSTFHVYQVAIFGIMGYIFSRLGCEGAPFLLGLVLGPQMEEYFRRAMLLSRGDASVFITRPISLGLLIATAILLLLMALPNIKRAREKAFQEEEG, encoded by the coding sequence ATGGCCATGTTCGACCACCTTGCGCTCGGCCTGCAGGTCGCTGTTTCGTTGCAGAACCTGCTCTATGCCTTCATCGGCTGCATGGTCGGCACGCTGATCGGCGTGCTGCCGGGCATCGGCCCGACGGCGACCATCGCCATGCTGCTGCCCATCACCTTCCACCTGCCGCCGGTCTCCGCCCTGATCATGCTGGCGGGCATCTACTACGGCGCCGCGTACGGCGGCTCCACGACATCGATCCTGGTCAATCTGCCCGGCGAGTCCTCGTCCGTCGTCACCTGCATCGACGGCTACCAGATGGCCCGCAACGGACGCGCGGGCGCCGCCCTGTCGGTCTCGGCGCTGGGCTCCTTCTTCGCCGGCACGGTCGGCACCGTCATCGTCGTGCTGTTCGCCGAGCCCTTGACCCAGATGGCCCAGAAGTTCGGGCCGTCGGACTACTGCTCGCTGATGGCGCTCGGCCTCGTGGCCGCGGTCATCCTGGCGAGCGGGTCGGTCATGAAGGCGATCGCCATGGTCTTCCTCGGCCTGTTGGTCGGGCTGGTCGGCACCGACGTCAACACCGGTGCACAGCGTTTCACCTTCGACATTCCGGAGTTGAGCGACGGCATCGATTTTGCACCGGTGGCGATGGGCCTGTTCGGCATCGCCGAGATCGTCGTCAACCTCGAACGCAAGCTGACACGCTCGGGTACGATCAAGGTCGCGTCGCTGTGGCCGACGCGCGAGGAGATACGCCGTGCCATCCCGGCCGCCCTCCGGGGGACCGGCCTCGGCTCGATCCTCGGTGTGCTGCCCGGCGGCGGCCCGACCCTGGCCGCCTTTTCGTCCTACACGCTCGAGAAGAAGATCTCGAAGACTCCCGAGATATTCGGCAAGGGTGCGGTGGAGGGCGTGGCGGCGCCGGAATCGGCCAACAACGCGGCGGCGCAGACATCGTTCATCCCCATGCTGACGCTCGGCATCCCGTCGAACGCCGTAATGGCCTTGATGGTCGGCGCCATGATCATCCAGGGCATCCAGCCGGGGCCCGAGGTGATGACAAAGAAGCCGGACCTCTTCTGGGGCATGATCGTCTCGATGTGGATCGGCAACCTGATGCTGGTCATCATCAACCTGCCGATGATCGGCATGTGGGTGAAGCTGCTGACGGTGCCTTACCGTTTCCTGGCGCCGGCGATCTTGCTGTTCTGCTCCATCGGCGCCTACAGCCTCGCGAACAGCACATTCCATGTGTATCAGGTCGCGATCTTCGGCATCATGGGCTACATCTTCTCGCGCTTGGGATGCGAGGGCGCACCCTTCCTGCTCGGACTGGTGCTCGGGCCGCAAATGGAGGAGTATTTCCGACGCGCCATGCTGCTTTCGCGTGGCGATGCGTCAGTCTTCATCACGAGGCCGATCAGTCTCGGTCTGCTGATCGCCACCGCGATCCTCCTGCTGCTGATGGCGTTGCCGAACATCAAGCGGGCCCGCGAGAAGGCGTTCCAGGAAGAAGAAGGTTGA
- a CDS encoding tripartite tricarboxylate transporter TctB family protein encodes MSRFLSKDFLSGVMFIAFGLAAIFFGRHLAVGTPVRMGPGYVPNMLGYILMVLGLIIAGIAMLKGGEPVETPRLRPIAMVTIGVVVFGLLFERTGLLPALIALVLLASLGGSEFKLTEVIGNIVVLAILCILVFKVGLGMNVAIVNGIW; translated from the coding sequence TTGAGTCGATTCCTGAGCAAGGACTTCTTGTCCGGGGTGATGTTCATCGCCTTCGGCCTGGCGGCGATTTTTTTCGGCCGCCATCTTGCCGTCGGAACGCCGGTGCGCATGGGACCGGGATACGTCCCGAACATGCTGGGCTATATCCTGATGGTGCTCGGGTTGATCATTGCCGGCATCGCCATGCTCAAGGGCGGCGAGCCCGTTGAAACGCCGAGATTGCGGCCGATCGCGATGGTGACGATCGGCGTTGTCGTCTTTGGGCTGCTGTTCGAGAGGACCGGTCTGCTCCCCGCGCTGATCGCGCTCGTCCTCCTCGCTTCGCTCGGCGGCAGCGAATTCAAGCTGACCGAAGTCATCGGCAACATCGTGGTCCTGGCGATCCTCTGCATCCTCGTCTTCAAGGTCGGGCTCGGCATGAACGTCGCCATCGTGAACGGGATCTGGTGA
- a CDS encoding phosphotransferase yields the protein MAVQEKHRFDVQALVRFMAARVAGFVEPLQVEQFKGGQSNPTYRLTDGGGRRYVLRRKPPGKLLPSAHAVDREFRVISALNRTNVPTPRAYALCEDDSVIGTAFYIMEYCDGRVLWDPLLPEVPKEGRLAIYRAKFETLAKLHAVDYVALGLADFGRPGSYVARQISRWGKQYKASETEKIESMDKLLDWLPAHLPAGDQTVLVHGDYRLDNMIFHAAEPRVLGIIDWEISTLGDPLAELSYLCMLWRTPRDWGGLDGHDLQALGLPTEREMVAYYCDLSRRVPPDPGLWEFYMAYNLFRVSCIRQGVYARSLDGTASNIRAADSGKLVRPAADLAWRLVCDMAGATP from the coding sequence ATGGCGGTGCAGGAGAAGCACCGCTTCGACGTCCAGGCCCTGGTCCGCTTCATGGCGGCCCGGGTGGCGGGCTTTGTGGAACCCTTGCAGGTGGAGCAGTTCAAGGGTGGGCAGTCGAATCCGACTTATCGCCTGACCGACGGCGGAGGCCGCCGCTACGTCCTGCGCCGCAAGCCCCCAGGCAAGCTCCTGCCCTCGGCCCACGCGGTCGATCGCGAGTTCCGCGTCATCTCGGCCCTGAACCGGACCAACGTGCCGACTCCGCGGGCGTACGCGTTGTGCGAGGACGACAGCGTTATCGGAACGGCGTTCTACATCATGGAATATTGCGACGGCCGGGTGCTGTGGGACCCGTTGCTGCCGGAGGTCCCGAAGGAGGGCCGGCTTGCCATCTACAGGGCGAAGTTCGAGACGCTCGCGAAGCTGCATGCCGTCGACTATGTAGCGTTGGGCCTGGCGGACTTCGGCCGTCCGGGCAGCTATGTGGCACGGCAGATCTCGCGCTGGGGCAAGCAGTACAAGGCGTCGGAGACGGAGAAGATCGAGTCGATGGACAAGCTTCTCGACTGGCTGCCGGCGCATCTGCCGGCCGGCGACCAGACGGTGCTGGTGCACGGCGACTATCGCCTCGACAACATGATCTTCCACGCCGCCGAGCCGCGCGTGCTGGGCATCATCGACTGGGAGATCTCGACCCTGGGCGATCCCCTGGCCGAGCTGTCCTATCTCTGCATGCTGTGGCGCACGCCCAGGGATTGGGGTGGCCTCGACGGCCATGACCTCCAGGCCCTCGGCCTGCCGACCGAGCGGGAGATGGTCGCCTACTATTGCGATCTGTCGCGGCGAGTTCCGCCCGACCCTGGTCTTTGGGAATTCTACATGGCCTACAATCTCTTTCGCGTCTCCTGCATCAGGCAGGGCGTGTATGCGCGGTCGCTCGACGGCACCGCGTCGAACATCCGGGCCGCGGACTCCGGCAAGCTGGTACGGCCGGCCGCCGATCTCGCCTGGAGGCTCGTGTGCGACATGGCCGGAGCCACGCCATGA
- a CDS encoding TetR/AcrR family transcriptional regulator, with protein sequence MIRRKTARNASTASAAIEREGRPPVEAIRTAAFRQFAERGYPVVTVRDIMKACGLTQGALYNHFRSKDELLHDIIASTQAELERVCRQAVAEAGEDPQAKLAAFVRAYVVRHCRLRVEALVANRELGWLDPSRVADIRRSRRAIRDVLVGILAQGVERGVFAPPKVDGREDLKAVAMALLDQCTHVSMWYGPGGRLAEEQMAALYAEMALRSVGAKRPAA encoded by the coding sequence ATGATCCGGCGCAAGACGGCGCGGAATGCCTCCACGGCGTCCGCGGCGATCGAGCGCGAGGGCCGGCCGCCGGTCGAGGCGATCCGCACCGCCGCGTTCCGCCAGTTCGCGGAGCGCGGCTACCCGGTCGTCACGGTGCGCGACATCATGAAGGCGTGTGGCCTGACCCAGGGCGCGCTGTACAACCACTTCCGCTCCAAGGACGAGCTGCTGCACGACATCATCGCCTCGACCCAGGCGGAGCTCGAGCGGGTCTGCCGGCAGGCGGTCGCGGAGGCCGGCGAGGATCCGCAGGCCAAGCTCGCGGCCTTCGTGCGCGCCTATGTCGTGCGCCACTGCCGGCTGCGGGTCGAGGCGCTGGTGGCCAACCGCGAGCTGGGTTGGCTCGATCCCAGCCGCGTCGCCGACATTCGCCGTTCGCGGCGCGCCATCCGCGATGTGCTGGTCGGCATTCTCGCGCAGGGCGTGGAGCGCGGCGTGTTCGCGCCGCCCAAGGTCGACGGGCGGGAGGATCTCAAGGCGGTCGCCATGGCGTTGCTCGACCAATGCACGCACGTCTCGATGTGGTACGGTCCGGGCGGCCGTCTGGCCGAGGAACAGATGGCGGCGCTCTACGCCGAGATGGCGTTGCGCTCGGTGGGAGCGAAGCGGCCGGCCGCCTGA
- a CDS encoding C13 family peptidase, producing MSLRAATFVFALSVAACMSSSDGAPSLAPPADRPMAGPATSVPATGWHAMLVGGDDSSPAFDNAVDTLRERLAALGVRTIRTFTADRTGGAGLATSTNVRDGLRNVGGDACFVYITSHGEERGFVLRADRRVFGPSVLDRDLEQSCGSVPTVLVVSACHSGVFISSETRRPNRIILTAAAADRTSFGCGADDDYTYYDQCFLQQIDTARTWRQVATGTKSCVEVLERRLGVRRESRPQAFFGAAVANLHLPGR from the coding sequence ATGTCCTTGCGCGCCGCGACCTTCGTCTTCGCGCTGTCGGTTGCGGCTTGCATGTCGTCGTCGGACGGTGCGCCGTCGCTCGCGCCGCCTGCCGATCGGCCGATGGCCGGGCCGGCCACCTCCGTGCCGGCGACCGGCTGGCATGCGATGCTGGTCGGTGGCGACGACAGCAGTCCTGCTTTCGACAACGCCGTGGATACGTTGCGGGAGCGGCTTGCGGCGCTCGGCGTGCGCACCATTCGGACCTTCACGGCCGACCGTACGGGAGGCGCCGGCCTTGCGACCTCCACCAATGTCCGCGACGGGCTGCGCAACGTCGGCGGCGACGCCTGTTTCGTCTACATCACCAGCCACGGCGAGGAGCGCGGCTTCGTCCTGCGCGCCGACCGACGGGTATTCGGTCCGTCCGTGCTTGACCGTGACTTGGAGCAGAGCTGCGGCAGCGTTCCCACCGTGCTGGTCGTCTCCGCCTGCCACAGCGGCGTCTTTATCAGTTCGGAGACACGCCGGCCCAACCGCATCATCCTGACGGCCGCCGCGGCCGACCGCACCAGCTTCGGCTGCGGCGCCGACGACGACTATACCTACTATGACCAGTGCTTCCTGCAGCAGATCGACACTGCCCGCACGTGGCGCCAGGTGGCGACTGGCACGAAGTCCTGTGTCGAGGTGCTGGAGCGGCGGCTGGGGGTGCGTCGGG